One Cystobacter ferrugineus genomic window, TCACATCGGGAGGAGGACACGTCATGAGGAGTTTACTGTTGAAGGAGATGCTTGCAGGTCTGGCTCTGGTGCTGGGTGGCTGCGGCGGCCTCGAGGTAGCGGAAGAGCCGAATCCAAACATCGGAGATGCCGCGCCCGCCCAGGAGCAGTACTGCGTAGTGGAGGCCGTGGCTGTCGAACCGGGAGAGGAGCCTCCCAGTGAGCTGCCGCCGGCAAAGCTGGACTGCTTCGTCTCGTTTGCCGAGGCGATCACCTTCGCCACCAATGGGCTCGTCCAACTGCCGCCTGATGCGACTCCGGACGAGTTCACACCGGAACCGCCGTCGGCGCCGGACGTGACCCCCACGCAGCATGTCATCGCCATTGAATACGAGCACCGCGGGTGCCGTGGCCGCACGCTGATCATTACCAGCAGGACCACCTGCGCCCAGGGCGATATTGGCAGGCCATCCTTGTCCCCGGCCTGGAATGACGTCATCTCCTCGGCCCGGACGTACGAAGGGTGCAGAAACTCGTACCACTATGAGCACGTCAACTACAGAGGGGCGGTCGTGAACGCGAACTGCGGTACCTCCGCCTGCTGCAACATCGGCGATGCGATGAACGACCGGACCTCGTCCATTCGTTGGACGCGCTGAGCCCGGTCCACTGCCTCCGGCCTGCCTCGAGTGGGTGGCGGGCCGGGGTCAATCGCCTCGGCGCCGAGGCGCTCCGGACTCATCTCCCTGCGACCGAGCGAGCCACTCCCAGCACCCGTTCAGCCCATGCCGACGGGCGCGGGCGGAGGGATGGACCCGGGCGCGCGGCGGCGGAGCTGGTGGGCGGCGAGCGTGAGGAGGCTCGCTCCGGCGACCGCGCCCAGGCTCGCGAGGCCCGTGGCGTCCCAGGAGACGATGGACTGGCCGCGCAGGGCCTGGAGCGCGAGCGCCAGGGTGATGCCCAGGTAGCCCACTCCCGCCGCGCGCACCCACGCCAGCTCCTTCGACTCGGAGCGCTGCTTGCGGCGCGCGAGCCCCAGCGCGAGCAGGGGCAACACCTGGAGGGCATGCAGCCCGACGAAGTGCGCGGGCCGCAGGTCTCCCGCCTCGCGGCTCCACCCGACGAGCGGCAGGCCCGCTCCCCCATCCCGTCCACCAAACGTGTGCCCGCCCACCTCGAGCGGCCTCTGTCTGGTCTTCAGGGTCTCGAGCTGCTCGCCGTGGGGCGTGGTCATGACGAACCCGAGCCCCATGCCCACCAGCGTCACGAGCAGGCCCATGCGCAGGGTCGAGGCCAGGACCCGGTTCTCCAGCTTCGAGCGCAGCAGGGCGAGGGCGAAGACCAGCACGGCGCCCCACATGACGGTGATGGCGATGCCCATGGAGGAGAAGACGGCCTGGTCGAACGCCGTCGCGGTGTTGAAGTGACTGCGCACCCCGCGCGCCGCCTGGAGGGTGATGGCCACCATCTCCAGGTAGCCGCAGGCGGCGATGAGGGCTCCCACCCGGCGCAGGAAGCGGCGGCGCTCCGGCAGGAAGGCGAAGAAGTAGAGCAGGGTGGCATCGAAGATCGAGAGCGAGACGTAGAACTTGAAGGGCTTGAGCCAGAGCGGCTCGCCCACGAGCTGGCGTGGATCCACCCCCATCAACAGGGCGGAGATCACGGCGCCCGCGAACATGAGCACCGTCTTCACGGTGAGGGCGGGCGAGAGCGCCCAGGCCCGGTTCCAGATGTCTCGGGGTGAGTAGGTCGTGGTCGACATGGGGCGTCTCCTGGGGCCTTACAGCGCGGCGGCGGGTTGAGCGGTGGAGGGGATGGGCGCCACGGCCGGCCAGAAGCGCCGGGTGGCGAGCCGGACCGCGGCGTAGGCGAGGTAGCCGGTCGGCCCGAGCATGAAGGTCAGCAGCAGGCACGGCACCACGAGCAGGTGCGGGATGCCGCGGCGCTGCGCGTCCGCGAGCACCACCCGGCCCACCAGGAAGTCGAACGCGAGGTAGTGGATCCACCCCGCGAGCAACATGCC contains:
- a CDS encoding ABA4-like family protein, whose protein sequence is MSDDVWLRILNVPVLLGWAAMVFAPRTRVTKWYLESDVLPLVIGAVYLTKVAPHLPGLLSQFDTLPHIEAALRMPGMLLAGWIHYLAFDFLVGRVVLADAQRRGIPHLLVVPCLLLTFMLGPTGYLAYAAVRLATRRFWPAVAPIPSTAQPAAAL